The stretch of DNA GCGCGAGTACCACGGCATGAGGGACAAGGCCGCTCATGTCATGACTCCCAGCTCACCACCCACGCGTACAGCGCGATGAACACGCCGATATCGAACAACAGCCCGAACAACACGTACAACAGCGGCAGCAGCAACAGCGAGCCGGCCTCGATGAGGGAGCACATGTGGACGAGGTACTGAAAGGGCGTGACCAGCACGATGCCGGCGATGATCAACAGCGTGCCGGCGATTTTCTTCGGCAGCGAGTATTCGAACACGTAATAGGAGAACGACAGCAGCAAGGGCACGAACAGCACCAGCACCAGCGCGTATTCGAGGCCGTTGGCGACATGGCTGGCGAGGCTGTAGGCGAACGGCGCGGGCGCCAGCCAGAACAGCGCCGAGGTCAGGAACTGCACGAGGCGCGCGCCCCACAAAGAGATAGCCGATGGGCAGCATGCGACCACGCATGGTGAGAAACGCCACCAGCATGATCAAGGCGCAGGCCGCGACGCTGGCGCGCAGGGTGTCGATGTCGGGCGCGCTGCCGCTTAAGGCCGGAAACGAAACGCTGTAGGCCAGCGGTCCGAACAGCACGCGGGTCTGGGTATCGAGCGCGGCGGGCAGATCGAGGCGCGGCAGCCAGAACGCGAACTCCCAGCGCCAGAAGGCGGTGATGTAATCGGCGCCCAGCCACAGCGCGGTGGCTGCCACCGACCAGCAGCAGCGGATGGAGCAGGCTCGCGCGCCGGAACTCGAGGCGATCCAGGGCGCGATGGCGACGTATCACGCGCCCCGAATGGCTCTGGTAGCGCAGCCGCTCAGCAAGCCCACGGCGTACCGGGCGCGCGCCATGTTCAGGAATTCCTGGAACAGACCAAGCTCTACGCCATGCTGGTCGTAGGTGCTGCTGACATAGCTGTCGGCGGACACGTTGATACCCAGCGCTTGCCCAGCCACTGTTTGCAGCTCACGCGCAGCTCGCCAAAACTGATGCCGACGTTGAAGCGGTTGTCGGCGAACGGCTGGTAAGCCTGTTCACCGCCGCCCAGGCGCGCCGTGACGATGCGCTTGCCATTCTCGGCATGGGACAGCGCCACGTAGCCCGAGGCCGAGCCGACCGCGCCGGGGTGACTGATGTTGTAGGTGCTGCCGGCCTGCACTATCCACTTCGAGGCGCTGTACCACACCGCTTCGGCCTTGAAGCCGGTATCGGTATGGATGTCCTTGGCATCGAAGTAGGTGACGCCGAGCGTGGTGACGAGATTGCGTCCCGGCAGCCAGCGCCGGCTGACGCTGACGTCGGTGCGCAGGCGCGGCCAGTAGAAGCCGCCCGAACTCGAACCGATGTTGACCGAAGTAAACCAGTCGGGACCGAACTGGTGGACATTGCCGAGCGCGCCGTAGAAGCCCTCATCGCCGAAGCGCGACAGCTCGTTGGCCTCGGCGCGCCACTGGTCGCTGGCGCCCGTGTCCAGGCGGCCACGCAGGTAGGCGCCGCGCGCGTGTCAGCAAAGCCGTCATTCACGTTGTAATAAATGCCGCCCGCTTCCAGTTCGCCCCCGACTCCCTCCGCGGCCTGGCCCGCGAGCGCGACGGATCCCGCGCACGCCACCACGGCGGCTCGCAGGACACGAAGCGGTCGGCGCCGGCGGCTGCTCGGCTCGAACATTCGATGCTCCGTTGCTCGCGCAAGTAAAAATCCGTGGATATGTTATAGGATTCATAGACCTATCGCGACTTATTAATTTTTCTTGGCGGATATACCCCGGAAGTCCATGAGCATGGGCACGGGAGCGGGAGTAAGGAGCCTGCGCCGGCGACCCGGCTGCGCGCGGCGCCGGTCGAGTTCAGTAGTCGCGCGCGGCGAGCATGCGCGCCACGGCGCGCACGATGCGCGGCCCGCTCTGGCCGTCACCGAAGGGGTTATGGGACAGCGCCTGCCGCACCGGCCACGGCGCGCCGTCGGCCAGCATCGCCACCAGCGCGGCCGGATCGGGCGCCAGGCGCGCCAGCCCGGTGGCGAGGATCTCGGCGCGTTCCGTGCAATCGCGCAACACCAGCAAGGGCACGCCGATCGCGGCGACCTCCTCCTGCACGCCGCCGGAATCCGACAGCACCAGGCTGCTGGCGGCGAGCAGCGCCAGGAACTCCTGGTAGCCGAGCGGCGCGATGAGTTCGACCCGCGGCTGCCCGTCGAGCATGGCGTGCAGCACCGGCGCGACCTCGGGATTGGGGTGCAGCGGCGCCACCAGCACGGTGTCCTGGTGGGCAGCCACGTAGTCGCGCACCGCGCGCACGTAGCCCGCCAGGCGCGCGCCAAGGTTCTCGCGCCGGTGCAGCGTCAGGCACAGCACGCGACGTCCGGCATGGCGCGCCAGCAGCGCCGCCAACATCGCGCCCGGCCGCGCCGTCGGCAAGGCATGCGCCAGGGCGTCGACGATGGGGTTGCCGCACAGCACGATGGCTTCCGGCGCGATGCCTTCATTGACGAGATTGACGACATTGTCGGCAGTGGCCGCGCAATGCAGGGTGCTGGCGTGTGTGATGAGCAGGCGGTTGGCCTCCTCCGGGTAGGGACTGTGGAGATTGAAGCTGCGCAGCCCCGCCTCGATGTGCACGACCGGGATGCGCAGCGACGCCGCCACCAGCGCGGCCGCCAGCGCGGTGGTGGTGTCGCCCTGCACCAGCACCGCGCGCGGCGCGAGGCGCGCGATGAGCGGCGTGAGCAGCCGCGCGGTGGTGGCGAGCAGCGCATCGACGCCCTGCCCGGGCTGCATGACTTCGAGACGGTGGTGCACCGTGATGTCCAGCGCCGCGAGCTGGTCGCGTAACAGGTCGGCCTGCTGACCGGTGACGATGGTTTCGCAACGCAGCGCCTGCTGCGCCGCGAACGCCGCCAGCACCGGTGCGAACTTGATGGCCTCGGGGCGCGTGCCCAGCACGGCGACGACACGCGTCATGACGATGACAATACTGATCGAGTCCCCACCGCGGCACTGTAAGAGCCGCCCGCGGCCGCGGCAAGGCGAGCACCGCGGGTTACAGTAAACATCGTGTCCATCACCAAGCGGGGACGAGAATGAGTGGAGCGCACGCCGCTGCTGGTCGCGGCGCTCGGCGGCAATGCCCTGTTGCGTCGTGGCGGAAACCGCCGACGCCGCCACTCGCGCGCCAATGCGCGCCTCGCGGCGCGTGCGCTGGCGCCGCTGGCCGCCGGCCGGCAACTGCTGGTGACCCATGGCAATGGCCCGCAGGTCGGCCTGCTGGCGCTGGAACGCGAGGGCGACACCCATGCCGGTCGCTACCCGCTCGACGTGCTCGATGCCGAGACCGAAGGCATGCTCGGCCTCATCCAGCAGGAGCTGGCCAATCAACTGCCGCGCGGGCGCCTGCGTCACGCTCATCACGCAGATCGAAGTGGCGGCCGACGACCCCGCGTTCGCTCGGCCGGGCAAACCGATAGGCGCGGTCTACGCCGACGACGAAGCGCACGCCATCGCCGCGGCGCGCGGCTGGCAACTGCTGCGGGACGGCAAGGGCTGGCGCCGCGCGGTGGCCTCGCCGCGGCCGCGGAGCGTGGTTGAACTGCGCATCATTGCCCAGCTGCTGGCCACCGACACGGTGGTGATCTGCGCGGGCGGCGGCGGTATTCCGGTGGTCCGCGATGCGGACGGGCGACTCGATGGCGTTGAAGCGGTGATCGACAAGGATGCGGCCAGCGCCCTGCTCGCGCGCCAACTCGGGGCCAGCGCGCTGCTGCTGTTGACCGATGTCGATGCGCTGCAGCGACTGGGCCAGCGACCATCAACGCGCGTTGCGCAGCATCGGCAGCAGCGAACTCGCGAGCCAGGTGTTCGCCGCCGGCAGCATGGCGCCCAAGGTGGCGGCGGCCTGCGAGTTTGTCGAGGCCGGCGACGGCGTGGCGGCAATAGGCCGCCTCGAAGACGCGGAAGCGATACTCGCCGGTCGCGCCGGCACGCGCATCATTGCCGGCCGCCACCCCGCGAGTTGGTGGTGAGGTCTCAGCGCGTGAGCCCGCGCTCGCGCAGGA from Pseudomonadota bacterium encodes:
- the yaiO gene encoding YaiO family outer membrane beta-barrel protein, which produces MRGRLDTGASDQWRAEANELSRFGDEGFYGALGNVHQFGPDWFTSVNIGSSSGGFYWPRLRTDVSVSRRWLPGRNLVTTLGVTYFDAKDIHTDTGFKAEAVWYSASKWIVQAGSTYNISHPGAVGSASGYVALSHAENGKRIVTARLGGGEQAYQPFADNRFNVGISFGELRVSCKQWLGKRWVSTCPPTAMSAAPTTSMA
- the wecB gene encoding UDP-N-acetylglucosamine 2-epimerase (non-hydrolyzing) encodes the protein MTRVVAVLGTRPEAIKFAPVLAAFAAQQALRCETIVTGQQADLLRDQLAALDITVHHRLEVMQPGQGVDALLATTARLLTPLIARLAPRAVLVQGDTTTALAAALVAASLRIPVVHIEAGLRSFNLHSPYPEEANRLLITHASTLHCAATADNVVNLVNEGIAPEAIVLCGNPIVDALAHALPTARPGAMLAALLARHAGRRVLCLTLHRRENLGARLAGYVRAVRDYVAAHQDTVLVAPLHPNPEVAPVLHAMLDGQPRVELIAPLGYQEFLALLAASSLVLSDSGGVQEEVAAIGVPLLVLRDCTERAEILATGLARLAPDPAALVAMLADGAPWPVRQALSHNPFGDGQSGPRIVRAVARMLAARDY